From a region of the Actinopolymorpha singaporensis genome:
- a CDS encoding cupredoxin domain-containing protein gives MRARMLVAGLVVGSSALAALAGCGGGEPATAPKPKATRVSVAPKPLAYGAKVKVAGIRANYHGTKDVRKARSVYVEIEDFYFSPTIIRGRPRQKITLLVENESQTPHTFTTSDKTLDVQLQPGSLAKLAFTLPAHGNVSFYSTGHQQQGMAGGLTVSGSFAAPAPTPKTPQ, from the coding sequence ATGCGGGCACGCATGCTGGTCGCCGGGTTGGTCGTCGGGTCGTCCGCGCTGGCGGCACTCGCCGGCTGCGGCGGAGGAGAGCCCGCGACCGCGCCCAAACCGAAGGCGACGCGGGTCTCCGTCGCCCCGAAGCCACTGGCGTACGGCGCCAAGGTGAAGGTCGCCGGGATCCGCGCCAACTACCACGGCACCAAGGACGTCCGGAAGGCGCGCAGCGTCTACGTCGAGATCGAGGACTTCTACTTCTCGCCCACCATCATCCGCGGCCGGCCGCGGCAGAAGATCACCCTGCTGGTGGAGAACGAGAGCCAGACGCCGCACACCTTCACCACGTCGGACAAGACCCTGGACGTGCAGCTCCAGCCGGGATCGCTCGCCAAGCTGGCGTTCACGCTACCCGCCCACGGCAACGTGTCGTTCTACTCGACCGGGCACCAGCAGCAGGGCATGGCCGGCGGCCTCACGGTCTCCGGGTCGTTCGCCGCGCCGGCACCGACGCCGAAGACTCCGCAGTGA
- a CDS encoding alpha/beta fold hydrolase has protein sequence MSTARESETREPRPRPGRTGHIAWTRRGGRTELFFLHGFSDSGACWNPVVSALGPGWGVLAADARGHGESGLPEEPFGHTAHARDAAAVLDDQPDLDPDGVIVVGHSMGAVTAAALAGLRPDLVRAVVLEDPPPGEREDAPGSAPAPRTAEARPGPPRQMPDWLRAVRALDPAARIARGRADNPGWSEEELVPWATSKEQFDPRVVELPTEPFVPLRELLAKVTCPVLLIHGDVDRGSLLPPTVAAACAMAAGGDVEVARIDGAGHSVRRDRPGPYVAALTDFLLRHRG, from the coding sequence ATGAGCACCGCACGCGAATCCGAGACCCGGGAGCCGCGGCCCCGACCCGGGCGAACCGGGCACATCGCCTGGACCCGCCGCGGCGGCCGGACGGAGCTCTTCTTCCTGCACGGCTTCAGCGACTCCGGCGCCTGCTGGAACCCGGTGGTGTCCGCCCTCGGACCCGGCTGGGGCGTCCTTGCCGCCGACGCCCGCGGCCACGGTGAGTCCGGGCTGCCGGAAGAGCCGTTCGGTCACACAGCGCACGCCCGGGACGCCGCCGCCGTCCTGGACGACCAGCCCGACCTCGACCCGGACGGGGTGATCGTCGTCGGCCACTCGATGGGTGCGGTGACCGCGGCCGCGCTCGCCGGGTTGCGGCCGGACCTGGTACGCGCGGTGGTGCTGGAGGACCCGCCGCCGGGCGAACGTGAGGACGCGCCGGGTTCCGCGCCGGCGCCGCGGACCGCCGAGGCCCGGCCGGGGCCGCCGCGGCAGATGCCCGACTGGCTGCGGGCCGTCCGCGCACTCGACCCGGCTGCCCGGATCGCCCGCGGCCGCGCCGACAACCCGGGGTGGTCGGAGGAGGAGCTGGTCCCCTGGGCAACGTCCAAGGAGCAGTTCGACCCGCGCGTGGTGGAGTTGCCGACCGAGCCGTTCGTCCCGCTGCGCGAACTGCTGGCGAAGGTGACCTGCCCGGTGCTGCTGATCCACGGCGACGTCGACCGGGGCTCGCTGCTGCCGCCCACGGTCGCGGCCGCGTGCGCGATGGCGGCCGGCGGCGACGTGGAGGTCGCCCGGATCGACGGCGCCGGTCACTCCGTACGCAGGGACCGCCCCGGCCCCTACGTCGCCGCCCTCACCGACTTCCTGCTCCGGCACCGCGGCTGA
- the lpdA gene encoding dihydrolipoyl dehydrogenase: MSTHFDVVVLGSGPGGYTAAVRAAQLGKKTAVVEEKFWGGVCLNIGCIPSKALLRNAELANLVTREAKAFGISADGEVRVDYGAAYTRSRKVADGRVKGVHYLMKKNSITEYDGRGTFTDPHTIRVDKTDGGTETITFDNCIIAVGAETRLLPGTSLSDRVVTYEGQILSEELPGSIVIAGAGAIGVEFAYVLNAYGVKVTIVEFLDRVVPTEDAEVSAELNRRFRKLGIDILTSTRVESIDESGDQVEVLVTRNGEKQTLKADKVLQAIGFAPRVEGYGLDATGVELTDRGAIAVDRRGRTSVPHIFAIGDVTAQLMLAHAAEAMGIVAAETIGDAETQELEFVMIPRATYCQPQIASFGLTEEQARAAGHDVKVAKFPFTANGKAHGLGDPGGFVKILSDNKYGELLGAHIIGPDASELLPELTLAQQWDLTVNEIARNVHAHPTLGEAVKEAIHGLAGHMINM; encoded by the coding sequence ATGTCGACACACTTTGACGTGGTGGTGCTGGGTTCGGGTCCGGGCGGCTACACGGCGGCGGTACGAGCCGCGCAACTCGGTAAGAAAACCGCGGTCGTGGAGGAGAAGTTCTGGGGCGGCGTCTGCCTCAACATCGGCTGCATCCCGTCCAAGGCGCTGCTGCGCAACGCCGAGCTGGCCAACCTCGTCACCCGGGAGGCCAAGGCGTTCGGCATCTCGGCCGACGGTGAGGTACGAGTCGACTACGGTGCGGCGTACACCCGCAGCCGGAAGGTCGCCGACGGGCGCGTCAAGGGCGTCCACTACCTCATGAAGAAGAACTCGATCACCGAGTACGACGGCCGCGGCACCTTCACCGACCCCCACACCATCCGGGTCGACAAGACCGACGGCGGCACCGAGACGATCACCTTCGACAACTGCATCATCGCTGTCGGCGCGGAGACCCGGCTGCTCCCGGGCACCTCCCTCAGCGACCGGGTGGTGACCTACGAGGGGCAGATCCTCAGCGAGGAGCTCCCGGGCAGCATCGTCATCGCCGGCGCGGGCGCGATCGGGGTGGAGTTCGCGTACGTCCTGAACGCCTACGGCGTGAAGGTCACCATCGTGGAGTTCCTCGACCGCGTGGTGCCCACCGAGGACGCCGAGGTGTCCGCGGAGCTCAACCGCAGGTTCCGCAAGCTCGGCATCGACATCCTCACCTCGACCCGGGTGGAGTCGATCGACGAGAGTGGCGACCAGGTGGAGGTGCTCGTCACCCGCAACGGCGAGAAGCAGACCCTGAAGGCCGACAAGGTGCTGCAGGCGATCGGCTTCGCGCCCCGGGTCGAGGGCTACGGCCTGGACGCCACCGGGGTCGAGCTGACCGACCGCGGCGCGATCGCCGTCGACCGGCGCGGCCGCACCAGCGTGCCGCACATCTTCGCCATCGGCGACGTGACCGCCCAGCTGATGCTCGCCCACGCCGCGGAGGCGATGGGCATCGTGGCGGCGGAGACGATCGGCGACGCGGAGACGCAGGAGCTCGAGTTCGTGATGATCCCGCGGGCCACCTACTGCCAGCCGCAGATCGCGAGCTTCGGGCTCACCGAGGAGCAGGCCCGCGCGGCCGGCCACGACGTCAAGGTGGCGAAGTTCCCGTTCACCGCCAACGGCAAGGCACACGGGCTCGGCGACCCGGGCGGCTTCGTGAAGATCCTCAGCGACAACAAGTACGGCGAACTGCTCGGCGCCCACATCATCGGCCCGGACGCCAGTGAGCTGCTGCCGGAGCTGACCCTGGCCCAGCAGTGGGACCTCACCGTCAACGAGATCGCCCGCAACGTGCACGCCCACCCGACGCTCGGGGAGGCCGTCAAGGAGGCGATCCACGGGCTCGCCGGTCACATGATCAACATGTGA
- a CDS encoding pyridoxamine 5'-phosphate oxidase family protein: MLDSNGLEVLSPSECIRLLDKAAVGRLVFTDAGLPAVSPLPFTVDGDFVVVGTSAESHVARAVHDSIIAFQADEVATEPVLTGWTVTVLGRAQVVRERKEAARLLHEAARPWPSRTAEFVRVPLTRIHGRRAAAVPVSTTA, translated from the coding sequence ATGTTGGACAGCAACGGGCTGGAAGTCCTCTCGCCGAGCGAATGCATACGCCTGCTGGACAAGGCCGCCGTCGGCCGGCTCGTCTTCACCGACGCGGGACTGCCCGCGGTGTCCCCCCTGCCGTTCACGGTGGACGGCGACTTCGTCGTCGTCGGCACCTCGGCCGAGTCCCACGTCGCCCGTGCGGTGCACGACTCGATCATCGCCTTCCAGGCGGACGAGGTGGCGACCGAACCCGTGCTCACCGGCTGGACCGTGACGGTTCTCGGCCGGGCCCAGGTGGTGCGTGAACGCAAGGAGGCGGCCCGGCTGCTGCACGAGGCGGCCAGGCCGTGGCCGTCGCGCACTGCGGAGTTCGTCCGGGTGCCGTTGACGAGGATCCACGGCCGCCGGGCGGCAGCCGTTCCCGTGTCAACTACCGCTTGA
- a CDS encoding ABC transporter ATP-binding protein, with product MTDKKAADRSLPLPEAVRAVRLWAVTAFRAAPLLVVVQCLLAILQAVTAPAQTYGVKLLVDGLTGRDAATIWLGSAVILGGFAVSFVGTVVSIPIQDTTAERVAGRVYRDLLDVTVSIPSITHHEDPEVADRLELIREQAWRLGMSFEMLLFAIGIGANTVAVLGLLGSVHPALLLLPLLGLGRVWSSYRNIRRVQDAIEETAPRHRMIDRLIEISKDARNGLEVRVFGLRPVLVDRLARLHDEVFDIQATALRRGALLDSVVRAAFGVVYAAAIVWVLARARSGQFSAGDVVLLILVAPQVDQLAGGLAGNVYWMGEILRSFGRYDWLREYAARNSWSDSRAPAPPRLTEGISFRGVGFRYPGSEQATLHDVDLDLPAGSTVALVGENGAGKTTLVKLLARLYDPTTGSIRVDGTDLRDIDPAGWRPRISAGFQDFVKFQFTAREVVAIGDTERMDDEHAVAAAIRRGDAEAVVEKLPRGLDTQLGRKFSEGVDLSGGQWQRLALARAFMRERTLLLLLDEPTAALDPEAEHVLFERFAQASRLAAAETGGVTILVSHRFSTVRMADLIVVMADGRVAEVGSHEELVALGGRYAELFRMQARAYR from the coding sequence GTGACCGACAAGAAGGCGGCGGACCGCTCGCTGCCGCTGCCGGAGGCGGTCCGGGCCGTACGCCTGTGGGCGGTCACCGCCTTCCGCGCGGCCCCGCTGCTGGTCGTCGTCCAGTGCCTGCTCGCCATTCTGCAGGCGGTGACCGCGCCGGCCCAGACGTACGGCGTGAAACTCCTCGTCGACGGGCTGACCGGGCGGGACGCGGCCACCATCTGGCTGGGCTCCGCCGTCATCCTCGGCGGGTTCGCGGTGAGCTTCGTCGGGACGGTCGTCAGCATCCCGATCCAGGACACCACCGCCGAACGCGTCGCCGGCCGGGTCTACCGCGACCTGCTCGACGTCACCGTGTCGATCCCGAGCATCACCCACCACGAGGATCCGGAGGTGGCCGACCGGCTGGAGCTGATCCGGGAGCAGGCGTGGCGGCTCGGCATGAGCTTCGAGATGCTGCTGTTCGCCATCGGGATCGGCGCCAACACCGTCGCGGTCCTCGGCCTGCTCGGCTCGGTCCACCCGGCGCTGTTGCTGCTTCCGCTGCTCGGCCTCGGCCGGGTGTGGTCGTCGTACCGGAACATCCGCCGGGTGCAGGACGCGATCGAGGAGACCGCGCCACGCCACCGGATGATCGACCGGCTGATCGAGATCTCCAAGGACGCCCGCAACGGCCTGGAGGTCCGGGTCTTCGGGCTGCGGCCGGTGCTGGTCGACCGGCTCGCCCGGTTGCACGACGAGGTGTTCGACATCCAGGCCACCGCGCTGCGCAGGGGAGCCCTGCTCGACAGCGTGGTGCGGGCCGCCTTCGGCGTCGTCTACGCCGCGGCGATCGTGTGGGTGCTGGCACGGGCGCGTTCCGGCCAGTTCAGCGCCGGCGACGTCGTACTCCTCATCCTGGTCGCGCCGCAGGTGGACCAGCTGGCCGGCGGCCTGGCCGGGAACGTCTACTGGATGGGCGAGATCCTGCGCAGCTTCGGCCGCTACGACTGGCTGCGGGAGTACGCCGCCCGCAACTCCTGGTCGGACAGCCGTGCGCCCGCACCGCCCCGGTTGACCGAGGGGATCAGCTTCCGCGGCGTCGGGTTCCGCTATCCCGGCTCGGAGCAGGCCACCCTGCACGACGTCGACCTGGACCTCCCGGCCGGCTCGACCGTCGCGCTGGTCGGCGAGAACGGCGCCGGAAAGACCACACTCGTGAAGCTGCTGGCCAGGTTGTACGACCCCACGACGGGCTCGATCCGCGTCGACGGCACCGACCTGCGTGACATCGACCCGGCGGGGTGGCGACCCCGGATCTCGGCGGGTTTCCAGGACTTCGTGAAGTTCCAGTTCACCGCCCGGGAGGTGGTGGCCATCGGCGACACCGAACGGATGGACGACGAGCACGCGGTGGCGGCAGCCATCAGGCGCGGCGACGCCGAGGCGGTGGTGGAGAAGCTGCCCCGAGGTCTGGACACCCAGCTGGGCAGGAAGTTCTCCGAGGGCGTGGACCTGTCCGGCGGGCAGTGGCAGCGGCTCGCCCTGGCCCGCGCGTTCATGCGGGAGCGCACGTTGCTGTTGCTGCTCGACGAACCCACCGCGGCACTCGACCCCGAGGCCGAGCACGTGCTGTTCGAACGGTTCGCGCAGGCGTCCCGGCTCGCGGCCGCGGAGACCGGCGGTGTGACCATCCTGGTGTCCCACCGGTTCTCCACCGTCCGGATGGCCGACCTGATCGTGGTGATGGCCGACGGGCGGGTCGCCGAGGTCGGCTCGCACGAGGAGTTGGTGGCCCTGGGCGGCCGGTACGCCGAGCTGTTCCGGATGCAGGCCCGTGCCTACCGCTGA
- a CDS encoding cation:proton antiporter has protein sequence MHPALLLIELGAIVLGLGLLGRFAGRYGLSPIPLYLLAGLAFGHGGLLPLDASEEFVSVGAEIGVILLLLMLGLEYTAADLVTNLKTQFPAGIVDFTLNAVPGALAALLLGWGPVAAVVLAGVTWISSSGVIAKVLSDLGRVGNRETPVILSVLVLEDLSMAVYLPIITALLAGTGLVTGSITLVIALGAAAVVLLVALRYGRLISQFVSSDDPEKLLLVVFGLTLLVAGIAQQVQVSAAVGAFLVGIALSGEVAEGAHTLLSPLRDLFAAVFFVFFGLNTDPASIPPVLVPALLLAVVTVITKIATGYWAARRAGIGERGRLRAGGALVARGEFSIVIAGIGVTAGLQPQLGPLATAYVLLLVIAGPLTARYAEPVVGRLRRTFNAPLSSPSSPSSPTAPPPAGSPVDGRSAEGQPLEVGPADADEEAPRRGAR, from the coding sequence GTGCACCCAGCACTCCTGCTGATCGAACTCGGTGCCATCGTCCTCGGGTTGGGTCTGCTCGGCCGGTTCGCCGGCCGCTACGGCCTGTCCCCCATTCCCCTCTACCTGCTGGCCGGGCTCGCGTTCGGCCACGGTGGACTGCTTCCGCTGGACGCCAGCGAGGAGTTCGTGTCCGTCGGCGCCGAGATCGGTGTCATCCTGCTGCTGTTGATGCTGGGGCTGGAATACACCGCCGCCGACCTGGTCACCAACCTCAAGACGCAGTTCCCGGCCGGCATCGTCGACTTCACCCTGAACGCCGTCCCCGGTGCGCTCGCCGCACTGCTGCTCGGCTGGGGACCGGTGGCGGCCGTCGTCCTCGCCGGGGTCACCTGGATCTCCTCCTCCGGGGTGATCGCCAAGGTCCTGTCCGACCTGGGCCGGGTCGGCAACCGGGAGACGCCGGTCATCTTGAGCGTGCTCGTTCTCGAGGACCTCTCGATGGCGGTCTACCTGCCGATCATCACCGCACTGCTGGCCGGGACCGGGCTGGTCACCGGCAGCATCACGCTGGTCATCGCGCTCGGTGCGGCCGCCGTCGTCCTGCTGGTCGCGCTCCGCTACGGCCGGCTGATCTCGCAGTTCGTCTCCAGTGACGACCCGGAGAAGCTGCTGCTGGTGGTGTTCGGGCTGACGCTGCTGGTGGCCGGGATCGCGCAGCAGGTGCAGGTTTCCGCGGCGGTCGGCGCGTTCCTGGTCGGCATCGCCCTGTCCGGCGAGGTGGCCGAGGGCGCGCACACGCTGCTCAGCCCGCTGCGGGACCTGTTCGCCGCGGTGTTCTTCGTGTTCTTCGGGCTGAACACCGACCCGGCGAGCATCCCGCCGGTCCTCGTTCCCGCGCTGCTGCTCGCGGTCGTCACGGTCATCACCAAGATCGCCACCGGCTACTGGGCGGCGCGGCGGGCCGGGATCGGTGAACGCGGACGGTTGCGGGCCGGTGGTGCGCTCGTCGCCCGGGGTGAGTTCTCCATCGTCATCGCCGGGATCGGGGTGACCGCCGGTCTGCAGCCGCAGCTCGGCCCGCTGGCCACGGCGTACGTCCTGCTGCTGGTGATCGCCGGACCGCTCACCGCGCGGTACGCCGAACCCGTCGTCGGCCGGCTCCGGCGAACTTTCAACGCCCCGCTCTCTTCGCCCTCTTCGCCCTCTTCGCCAACGGCACCGCCACCGGCCGGCAGCCCGGTCGACGGCCGGTCGGCGGAGGGTCAGCCGCTCGAGGTCGGGCCGGCCGACGCGGACGAAGAGGCGCCTCGGCGAGGCGCCCGGTAG
- the rnhA gene encoding ribonuclease HI: MAAPAPSHVELFTDGSCRPNPGPGGWAYVLRHPASGKTRERSGAAPVATNQRMELQAVIEGLAALRRPSVVDLTSDSQYVLRGLRDWMPRWKARGWRKADNKPVENLDLWQRLDELVAPHDVRFHWIKGHSGHPENERCDELANAARESLVHAP; encoded by the coding sequence GTGGCCGCACCCGCACCCTCGCACGTCGAGCTCTTCACCGACGGGTCCTGCCGGCCCAACCCTGGCCCTGGCGGCTGGGCGTACGTGCTCCGGCATCCGGCCAGCGGCAAGACCCGGGAACGCTCCGGTGCCGCCCCGGTGGCGACCAACCAGCGGATGGAGCTGCAGGCGGTGATCGAGGGGCTGGCCGCGCTCCGCCGACCTTCCGTGGTCGACCTGACCTCGGACTCGCAGTACGTCCTGCGTGGCCTGCGCGACTGGATGCCGCGCTGGAAGGCCCGCGGCTGGCGCAAGGCCGACAACAAGCCGGTGGAGAACCTCGACCTGTGGCAGCGGCTGGACGAGCTGGTCGCGCCGCACGACGTCCGCTTCCACTGGATCAAGGGGCACAGCGGTCACCCCGAGAACGAACGCTGCGACGAACTCGCCAACGCCGCCCGGGAGAGCCTCGTCCACGCCCCGTGA
- a CDS encoding DUF2231 domain-containing protein, giving the protein MADAGTGRLPAKRPATLAAGPYGHPLHPALVTIPIGCWVASFVFDVVSRFSSMPVLFAEGSHWLVGIGLVGAVVAATVGFLDFLVIPGRTRAYRAAILHMSLNLLAIGLYVVNFFIRSNPLGPVGWGQLILSAVGLSLLGGSGYLGGELAYRYGVRVAAESTQASGFAPEASGGPGEGSGSGKPGGSGGLPPKRD; this is encoded by the coding sequence ATGGCGGACGCCGGGACGGGCCGGCTGCCGGCGAAGCGCCCGGCCACGCTGGCCGCCGGGCCCTACGGCCACCCGCTGCACCCGGCACTGGTCACCATCCCCATCGGTTGCTGGGTGGCGAGCTTCGTCTTCGACGTGGTGTCGAGGTTCTCCAGCATGCCGGTGCTGTTCGCCGAGGGCTCGCACTGGCTGGTCGGGATCGGCCTCGTCGGCGCGGTGGTCGCCGCGACCGTGGGGTTCCTCGACTTCCTGGTCATCCCGGGGCGGACCCGTGCCTACCGCGCGGCGATTCTGCACATGTCGCTCAACCTTCTGGCGATAGGGCTGTACGTCGTCAACTTCTTCATCCGGTCCAACCCGCTCGGCCCGGTGGGATGGGGGCAGCTGATCCTCTCCGCGGTCGGGCTCTCCCTGCTGGGCGGATCCGGATACCTCGGCGGCGAACTCGCGTACCGCTACGGCGTACGGGTGGCGGCCGAGTCCACCCAGGCGTCCGGTTTCGCACCGGAGGCTTCGGGCGGCCCGGGCGAGGGGAGTGGTTCGGGCAAGCCGGGTGGTTCCGGTGGTTTGCCCCCGAAGCGCGACTAG
- a CDS encoding cation:proton antiporter regulatory subunit: MAGPRMSSTPLPGIGVQYDLTTRDDRHLSVVAHRDGARTLSAYRGDDPDACALSLQLTGPEAATLAEALLPRHKSPSLLYNTDLGLVADRIPLSATSMWNGRLLGDTRLRTETGASIVAVLRRTDAIPSPRPDFRLAGGDTLIVIGTREGVDAAAAILERE; the protein is encoded by the coding sequence ATGGCCGGCCCACGGATGAGCTCCACACCACTGCCCGGGATCGGGGTGCAGTACGACCTCACCACCCGCGACGACCGGCACCTGTCGGTGGTGGCGCACCGCGACGGCGCCCGGACACTGTCCGCCTACCGGGGCGACGACCCGGACGCGTGCGCGCTGTCCCTCCAGCTCACCGGGCCCGAGGCGGCCACCCTGGCCGAGGCCCTGCTGCCGAGGCACAAGAGCCCGAGCCTGCTGTACAACACCGACCTCGGCCTGGTCGCGGACCGGATCCCGCTGTCGGCCACTTCGATGTGGAACGGCCGACTGCTCGGCGACACCCGGCTGCGCACGGAGACCGGCGCGTCGATCGTCGCCGTGCTCCGGCGAACGGACGCGATCCCGTCCCCTCGCCCCGACTTCCGGCTGGCCGGGGGTGACACCCTCATCGTGATCGGCACCCGGGAGGGGGTGGACGCGGCCGCGGCGATCCTCGAACGGGAGTGA